The Pseudomonas sp. DG56-2 genome contains a region encoding:
- the lapD gene encoding cyclic di-GMP receptor LapD codes for MSLFKQLLLAICLFLVVAFSGSFMVSLESSRSQYVNQLRSHAQDAATALALSLTPNIDDPAMVELMVSSIFDSGYYSSIKVVDLASNAVLVERHAEADANGVPGWFIRLIGLEAAGGDAIVSRGWQQAARVEVVSHPMFALGKLWQSALGSLGWLLLCGALSAVLGALLLRRQLKPLDYMVAQSHAIARREFLSLPDLPSTPELRRVVQAMNQMVEKLKALFKEQAERSEKLRVESYQDSLTGLANRRYFEMQLNAQVSNIEEARPGYLLLLRVKDLAGLNQRLGGQRTDQLLQAVGQQLQRTCANYPETNNLITRSRGGEFAVLAPGLVHEEAVQLAQALEVTLQSLADTGATDVSPVACIGMAPYSPGDSPQSLLKLADEALARAEGQVEPGWVCLEQGSAPQAGESHHVWHQLLDDALQQGRFQLFFQPVVASNAPEQVLHYKVISRVLDAQGQAIAAGRFLPWLERFGWSARLDVLMLEQVLKHMQTHTESLALNLSAATLADSNALQRVYALLAQHPALGPRLTLEIGEEQLPDQAVLEQLTRRLHALGFSLSLQRFGGRFSMIGNLAHLGLAYLKIDGSYIRAIDEEQHKRLFIEAIQRAAHSIDLPLIAERVETEGELKVLREMGIQGVQGRLIGEPAPWR; via the coding sequence ATGTCACTGTTCAAACAATTGCTGCTCGCCATCTGCCTGTTTCTGGTAGTCGCGTTCAGCGGCAGCTTTATGGTCAGCCTCGAGAGTTCGCGCAGCCAATATGTCAACCAGCTGCGTTCGCATGCCCAGGATGCCGCTACCGCACTGGCGCTATCGCTGACACCGAACATCGACGATCCGGCGATGGTCGAGCTGATGGTCAGTTCAATTTTCGACAGCGGTTATTACTCGAGTATCAAAGTTGTCGACCTGGCCTCTAACGCGGTGCTGGTGGAGCGCCACGCCGAAGCTGATGCTAATGGTGTCCCTGGCTGGTTTATTCGCCTGATCGGCTTAGAGGCGGCTGGAGGCGATGCCATTGTCAGTCGTGGCTGGCAACAGGCTGCCCGAGTCGAAGTAGTCAGCCATCCGATGTTCGCCCTGGGCAAGCTGTGGCAGAGCGCGTTGGGCAGTTTGGGCTGGTTGCTGTTGTGCGGAGCCCTGAGCGCCGTGCTTGGCGCGTTGTTGCTGCGTCGGCAGCTCAAACCGCTCGACTATATGGTTGCGCAGTCCCACGCCATTGCCCGTCGCGAGTTCTTGAGCCTTCCGGATCTACCGAGCACGCCTGAGTTGCGCCGGGTGGTCCAGGCGATGAATCAAATGGTCGAGAAACTCAAGGCGCTGTTCAAGGAGCAAGCCGAGCGTAGTGAGAAACTGCGTGTCGAGTCCTACCAAGACAGCCTGACCGGTTTGGCCAACAGACGTTATTTCGAAATGCAGCTCAACGCACAGGTCAGCAACATAGAGGAAGCTCGACCAGGCTACCTGTTGCTGTTGCGAGTAAAGGACTTGGCGGGCCTCAACCAGCGCCTCGGCGGTCAACGCACCGACCAGTTGCTGCAGGCTGTTGGTCAGCAATTGCAACGCACCTGCGCTAACTATCCGGAAACCAACAATCTGATCACTCGCAGCCGTGGTGGCGAGTTCGCTGTGTTGGCACCCGGCCTGGTGCACGAGGAGGCGGTCCAACTGGCGCAGGCCTTGGAAGTGACTTTGCAGAGCCTGGCGGATACAGGTGCTACTGACGTCTCTCCAGTGGCCTGTATCGGTATGGCGCCCTACAGCCCTGGCGATTCCCCTCAGTCCCTGCTGAAGCTCGCAGATGAGGCCCTGGCTCGTGCAGAAGGCCAAGTGGAGCCGGGCTGGGTATGCCTTGAGCAAGGCTCCGCGCCTCAAGCCGGAGAATCTCATCACGTCTGGCATCAGCTGCTTGATGACGCGCTGCAGCAAGGACGTTTCCAGCTGTTTTTCCAACCGGTCGTGGCCAGCAATGCGCCGGAGCAGGTCTTGCACTACAAAGTGATCTCACGAGTCCTGGATGCTCAGGGCCAAGCCATCGCTGCAGGACGCTTTCTGCCGTGGCTTGAGCGTTTTGGCTGGTCGGCACGCCTTGATGTATTAATGCTCGAGCAGGTGCTCAAGCACATGCAAACCCACACCGAGTCTTTGGCCCTGAACCTGTCTGCGGCTACGCTGGCCGATTCCAATGCGTTGCAACGGGTTTACGCATTGCTCGCTCAGCACCCGGCGCTGGGGCCCCGCCTGACCTTGGAGATTGGTGAAGAACAGCTACCGGATCAAGCGGTACTGGAGCAATTGACCCGGCGTCTGCATGCGCTCGGGTTCAGCCTGAGCCTGCAGCGTTTCGGTGGACGCTTCAGCATGATCGGCAACCTGGCCCACCTGGGCTTGGCGTATCTTAAGATTGATGGCAGCTACATCCGCGCTATTGATGAAGAGCAGCACAAGCGACTGTTCATCGAGGCGATCCAGCGCGCGGCACACAGTATCGATCTGCCGCTGATTGCTGAGCGCGTCGAAACCGAGGGTGAGCTTAAAGTACTGCGTGAGATGGGTATTCAGGGCGTGCAGGGCAGGTTGATTGGCGAACCCGCCCCCTGGCGCTGA
- a CDS encoding tryptophan synthase subunit beta yields the protein MFYVQRNAQGELLRVEAAAFDEYTEELPADHAEIQDWFADDVVENSLKQLKQSDLDMIRVLEDLIEVLTTKGVISITDLPPGAQAKLLNRSSAREALGGLNNLIDDSDDGGLI from the coding sequence ATGTTCTACGTGCAACGTAATGCACAGGGCGAATTGCTTCGGGTAGAAGCGGCAGCCTTCGACGAGTACACGGAGGAGTTGCCGGCCGACCACGCCGAGATTCAGGACTGGTTTGCCGATGATGTTGTCGAGAACAGCCTCAAACAGCTCAAACAAAGCGACCTGGATATGATTCGGGTGCTCGAAGACTTGATTGAAGTACTGACCACCAAGGGGGTGATCAGCATCACCGACCTACCGCCTGGTGCTCAAGCCAAGCTGCTCAACCGCTCCAGCGCACGTGAAGCGCTTGGTGGTTTGAACAACTTGATCGATGACAGTGACGACGGTGGTCTGATCTGA